A region of Myxococcus stipitatus DSM 14675 DNA encodes the following proteins:
- a CDS encoding DUF971 domain-containing protein, which produces MSFWDRIKPSTPTATATDARLSSDGSRLELTWDDGAKSTATAQALRQHCPCAGCVDEWTNQRTLDTTQVPANLQVKQVHPVGNYALTFAFSDGHTTGIYPWKLLRELTQPIN; this is translated from the coding sequence TTGAGCTTCTGGGACCGCATCAAGCCCTCGACCCCCACCGCCACCGCGACGGACGCTCGCCTGTCGTCGGATGGCTCCCGTCTGGAGCTGACCTGGGATGATGGCGCGAAGTCGACCGCCACCGCGCAGGCACTTCGCCAACACTGCCCCTGCGCTGGCTGTGTGGACGAGTGGACCAACCAACGCACGCTGGACACCACCCAGGTCCCCGCGAACCTGCAGGTGAAGCAGGTGCACCCGGTGGGCAACTACGCGCTGACGTTCGCCTTCAGCGACGGCCACACCACCGGCATCTACCCCTGGAAGCTGCTGCGCGAACTCACCCAGCCCATCAACTGA